CCCCACTTTTCACTTCTTCCGAAAAGCATTTCCGGCGACTTTTTCCACAATCCCCGGGAACAGCTGGTATAATACGCTCCCTGCGTTCATCCAGCGCGGCAGGTTAATTTCCCGCCGCGGCTTGACCATGGCCCCGGTGATTTTTTCTGCCACCTCTGCAGCGGGCAGCATGAATTTTTCCACATTTTTGACATAGCTCCCCGATTTGTCGGCTGTTTCAAAAAAGTTCGTTTTGATCGGGCCGGGGTTCACTGCCGTCACATGGATTCCGTATTGAACCGTCTCCATGCGCAAACTGTTGGTCAGGCCGAGCACGGCATGTTTCGTCGCAGAGTAGGCGCTCGATTTCGGGGTGGCGAGTTTTCCTGCCTGAGAAGCGACATTGATGATATGCCCGCTTTTTTGTTCCTTCATATGAGGAAGCACCATCCCGGTACAGGCAATCACTCCGAAAACGTTGACGTCGAACATCCTCTTCACTTCATCCAGCGGGGCTTTTTCAAATTCTTCAAAAATCCCGAAGCCGGCGTTATTGACGAGTATGTCAATCCTGCCGGCCTGTTCGTAGATGGTTTTGAATACCTGTTCGACCTGCCCGGGATCGCTGACATCAAGCGCAAAATATAAAGGCCGCAAACCGGTTGTCTTTTCAATCCGGCTGGCAGCTGCAGCCAGCCTGTCTTCCGACCGGGCAAGGAGCACGGTCAATGCCCCCATTTCAGCAGCTTTGTATGCGGTCTGCTCGCCGATTCCGCTGGAAGCTCCCGTAATGGCGATTACTTTTCCTTTCAAATATTGATTTCTCATATGACACCTCTGTTTTGGTCAGTCTGCCGCATAATAACACCAGGCGGCACATGTCCGATCAACATAGATAAGGCCTTCATCCTCGAGATAATCAAGCTGGCCGATCGTTTCTGACATTGTCAGGCCAAGCTCTTTCTGAAATATGGTCGGAAACAATTTTTTGCAAATTTGAAAAGCGGTCATCGGCTGCTCATTAAGCCAGCCATGAATTGTGAGGGCACGCTCGTGCTGCTTCTTCAGCCTGTTTTCCACGAGGGCAGCCGCCTTTTCAACACTGCGGCCATGACCCGGCAGCACAATTTCCGGATGAAGCGCCGCCACCTTTTTCAGCGACTCATTGTAAAGCAGCTGCGGCCGGGCCCGTTCTTCTTCTCCCGGATAAGGAGGCTCAATCAACGGATTTGAGGAAATGTGCTGCAGCAGCACATCGCCGCCGATCGCAATCCCTGTCTCCCTGTTGTGAAGCATGATGTGGCTGCCGGCATGACCCGGGACTTCGTACACCGACCAGCCAGGCAACCCGGGGGCCTCGTCTCCTTCTGCAATTGTGCCGGTAAGCTTTCGGCTGCAAGAATATTTCATCGACCTGTTCATTTTGCTGACGAATTTCAAAAAGTATGAATCGATGCCGCTCTTTTGGAAAAGATCGAGTAAGAACTCCTCATAATTCCGGAAAAATGTTTCGTCTCGGCTTATCCACGGATCATTTTTCCAGTGGCCGATAACAGGAATGGATTCTGGCAAATAATCAAGCAGGCCGGCATGATCGGGATGATGGTGCGTCAAAATGACCTGTTCTATATCATCGGGCACACGCCCCAGTTCTTTCAGCTGCAGTTTAAAGGCTTCCCAGGCTTCCTCCGTTTTCGCCCCTGTATCCACGAGTGTAAGGGCCTCGCCCTCGACGAGATAAATATTCACATCACCGACGGGAAAAGGAGTCGGAAGCACAAGCCGGTGAATTTTTTCGGTTTTCAACATGTCCATTCATTACCTCCATATCTTACAATCCACACAAAACATTATAGCGAAAAAATGGAATGTCTACAAAATGAGGAGCCCGGCCGCAATTTGACAGCGAGGGCTCCAGCATTACGGTTACGGTGTATTTTCAAGAAGGCGGCCAACTGTCCTGGAAAGCAATTCATGCAAAGTGCCGAAAGAGAATGACAACTCAAGCCGCTCCGTCCACTGGTGGGCATCGCGTCCGAGCGGACCGAGATTCAAGACCGGGACGTTCAGCGCTTTCAGAGCTTCAATGGGTAGATTATACCCATTCTGGAACAAAGGCATGTTCTCCGTCAGCGGACTGAGCCCCTCTTCCGTTTCTTTCAGCTGGACAAAACTCAAATCAGAAAGGCCGGCAAAATAGTACTGGTGCTTAAAGTCAACGTTATACGTTTTCTTGCTGTATGCGATTAAATCATTCACTGTATCCATGATCCACGGATTATCGGCGGAAGATACCGCCGGATAAAACGGCGGACTGTAAAACAGTATGATCATCGGGGCTTCCTTATTGCAAAGTGCAGCCAGGTCATGGACCAGGATTGTTGTAAAATCACGGTCACCAGCATCGTGCCTGTTGGCGATGAGGTAATTTTGGCGCCTGTGGATTTCCTCTTCCCCATAAAGGGCGATCGCTTTTTGTTTCAGCGTTTCATACGTAAAGACCTGTACTTTGACCGGTTTGGGTGAATAAGATTGAAAGCCGGCAAACTGGCGGGCGCGGCGGAGAAAATTGTCTTCGATATTACGGGCAGCCGCGCGGGCCACTTGCATGAGCAGACTCGTAATATCCTCCCCCGATCTTTTCATATTCATGACATTGAATAAGGCCACTGATGCATGCGGGATTTGCACAGAATACTCTTCTTTTAAATCTTTTTGCATCAAGTTCACAGGCGGCGGGGTCGCTTCATCCCCGACCCGTTCGCAAAACGCAGCGTTCAGTTCAAGGATCCTGCTGATTTCCGATGCCATATAATTTGAATTCAACCCGGAAAACGGCTCACCGACGTGTGTCTCTTTCCCGTAACAGAAAAAGCCGGGCAGCAGCTTGCCGACTGATCCGGTATACACATATTTCGCATGATCGCCCGGATATCTGGAAAACATCGGTTCCGAATTCAGGCATACCGCATATTCAAGGCCGTACTGTTTAGCCATTTCAATAAGGACAGGGACAGCTTCAATCATGCCGGCGGAATTGACTTCTTCGTCAGGGACAGAAAGCATCAGCACATTCCCTTCAAATTCACCGGCGGCAGCTTTCTCTATCATCGACATATGGAGGGCGGCCCCGGCTTTCATATCCATCGCCCCGCGGCCGAATAACCATTCGCCTTCATCTAGGTCCCGCTGCACATCGTCAGGAAGACGGCTGCGGTATTTATAAAATTCAGCAGTAAGGGCATCCGCACGAAAAGCAAGCTGCTTCCATGGCCCATAATCCTCTACCGGCACGACATCAAAGTGGCTGAGCAAAATGACGGTTCTTTTTACACCCGGCTTTTTGACGAGGGCAGTCACAAATGACCTCCCGTCTGTAAGCGGATGAAGTTTCACCATATCCGTGTTATGTTTAAAATACGGCAAGAAGGATAAATTTCTATGAATATATTCGGCAACGGCCACTTCATCTTCGGACCCGGTGATGCTCTGGTATTCCACAAGGTTGACGAGCAGTTCCTTAAGTGAATCTTTCGTTTGCCACCTCATCGCCATTCCTCCCAGCTGCTGTTGTCTATTTGAAAGTCTTTATATCTGACTCAATACTATAATATTATAGAAAGCATCGAAAAAAATCCAATTTTCATTCATTTCAGAAAGCAGGTGGCCTAAAATGAAGACACAAATTTTTGCACACCGAGGCGTTAGCTCGCTTGCGCCTGAAAATACGATGCCAGCTTTTAAAAAGGCGCTCGAATATAAGGCTGACGGCATCGAACTCGATGTTCAGCTCTCAAAAGACGGCGTTCCTGTCGTCATCCATGATGAGACGCTGGAGCGGACTACCACCGGTTCAGGAATGGTGAAGGACCATACTGTTGCAGAGCTGAAAAAGCTTGATGCAGGAAAATGGTTTTCCCCCGCCTACTGGCACACAACGATTCCGACACTTGAGGAATTTGCCGGTTGGGCGGCGGAAACATCATTGAACATAAATGTCGAATTGAAAACGAACAAAGTCAGATATGAGGGCATAGAACAAAAAGTTCTCGACATTCTCAAAAAATACGGATTGACAGAACGATCTGTCATCTCTGCCTTTCATTACGAAAGCCTGAAAGCCGTCCGGGAAATCCACCCGGATATGAGTTTTGCCCCGCTTTCTTCCAAACGGCTCGCTAAGCCGTGCGAATTTGCAGAAAGCATCGGGGCTGACAGCATCCACCTGAATTACCGGCTGATCAATCGCAGGCTCATCAAACATTGTGGTAAATCCGGGGTCACGCTCAGAACATACACCGTCAATTCCGTCTTTGCCATGCGGAAATGCTTCAGATTGAATGTGCCGGCGATCATTACGGATATGCCCCACAAAGCCGTTGTGCTCAAATCAAAGTAATCAGCGGACAAAATGATATAATGTAAGAAAAATGCAACTTACTAGATAGGAGATGACCCTGTAATGACCGCATTATTTTCCCCGTACAAAATAGGAAACATCGAATTGAAAAACCGGATCGTCATGTCTCCGATGTGCATGTACTCAAGTCATAATGAAGATGGGATGGTGGAAAACTGGCACAGGACCCACTATGTGTCACGGGCAGTTGGAGGAACCGGACTGATCATGCTTGAAGCGACCGCTGTAACGGCGCAGGGCCGCATATCCTCCCGTGATCTCGGAATCTGGAGTGATGACCATATTTCAGGTCTGTCGGACCTTGTAAGCCAGATCCACGAACAGGGGGCACACGCCACCATC
The window above is part of the Bacillus marinisedimentorum genome. Proteins encoded here:
- a CDS encoding M20/M25/M40 family metallo-hydrolase; translated protein: MRWQTKDSLKELLVNLVEYQSITGSEDEVAVAEYIHRNLSFLPYFKHNTDMVKLHPLTDGRSFVTALVKKPGVKRTVILLSHFDVVPVEDYGPWKQLAFRADALTAEFYKYRSRLPDDVQRDLDEGEWLFGRGAMDMKAGAALHMSMIEKAAAGEFEGNVLMLSVPDEEVNSAGMIEAVPVLIEMAKQYGLEYAVCLNSEPMFSRYPGDHAKYVYTGSVGKLLPGFFCYGKETHVGEPFSGLNSNYMASEISRILELNAAFCERVGDEATPPPVNLMQKDLKEEYSVQIPHASVALFNVMNMKRSGEDITSLLMQVARAAARNIEDNFLRRARQFAGFQSYSPKPVKVQVFTYETLKQKAIALYGEEEIHRRQNYLIANRHDAGDRDFTTILVHDLAALCNKEAPMIILFYSPPFYPAVSSADNPWIMDTVNDLIAYSKKTYNVDFKHQYYFAGLSDLSFVQLKETEEGLSPLTENMPLFQNGYNLPIEALKALNVPVLNLGPLGRDAHQWTERLELSFSFGTLHELLSRTVGRLLENTP
- a CDS encoding SDR family NAD(P)-dependent oxidoreductase, whose product is MRNQYLKGKVIAITGASSGIGEQTAYKAAEMGALTVLLARSEDRLAAAASRIEKTTGLRPLYFALDVSDPGQVEQVFKTIYEQAGRIDILVNNAGFGIFEEFEKAPLDEVKRMFDVNVFGVIACTGMVLPHMKEQKSGHIINVASQAGKLATPKSSAYSATKHAVLGLTNSLRMETVQYGIHVTAVNPGPIKTNFFETADKSGSYVKNVEKFMLPAAEVAEKITGAMVKPRREINLPRWMNAGSVLYQLFPGIVEKVAGNAFRKK
- a CDS encoding glycerophosphodiester phosphodiesterase, which translates into the protein MKTQIFAHRGVSSLAPENTMPAFKKALEYKADGIELDVQLSKDGVPVVIHDETLERTTTGSGMVKDHTVAELKKLDAGKWFSPAYWHTTIPTLEEFAGWAAETSLNINVELKTNKVRYEGIEQKVLDILKKYGLTERSVISAFHYESLKAVREIHPDMSFAPLSSKRLAKPCEFAESIGADSIHLNYRLINRRLIKHCGKSGVTLRTYTVNSVFAMRKCFRLNVPAIITDMPHKAVVLKSK
- a CDS encoding MBL fold metallo-hydrolase; translation: MDMLKTEKIHRLVLPTPFPVGDVNIYLVEGEALTLVDTGAKTEEAWEAFKLQLKELGRVPDDIEQVILTHHHPDHAGLLDYLPESIPVIGHWKNDPWISRDETFFRNYEEFLLDLFQKSGIDSYFLKFVSKMNRSMKYSCSRKLTGTIAEGDEAPGLPGWSVYEVPGHAGSHIMLHNRETGIAIGGDVLLQHISSNPLIEPPYPGEEERARPQLLYNESLKKVAALHPEIVLPGHGRSVEKAAALVENRLKKQHERALTIHGWLNEQPMTAFQICKKLFPTIFQKELGLTMSETIGQLDYLEDEGLIYVDRTCAAWCYYAAD